One Pseudomonas abieticivorans genomic region harbors:
- a CDS encoding acyl-CoA dehydrogenase family protein, with amino-acid sequence MDFKLTEEQQMLQDTAARLVRDVYSFEKRQQLAESPLGFSAPFWAQLGELGLTSVPFAEAYGGFGGGSVETMLVMTELGRVLSLEPYLHSVIYAGGLVQQLGTEQQKDALLGEVATAQLQLAVAFEEAQSHYHLNDVHTRAAGEQGGYRLSGRKAVVIGGHSADKILVSARTSGQERDEHGISLFLVDPQAQGVTRRSYSNIDGPKACDLFLDNVFVPADQVLGHIGEALPALRYQQGRAIAAQCAEALGNMQEACDLTLDYLKTRKQFGVEIGKFQALQHRMVDMRTELEQATSMAILAACVADEPDSVERSRTLANAKFICSRAGRFIAEEAIQLHGGIGMTWEYVLAHHAKRLVMMSHQFGDDDFHLKVYADLLEVA; translated from the coding sequence GAGAAACGTCAGCAACTGGCTGAGTCGCCGCTGGGTTTCAGTGCACCGTTCTGGGCACAACTGGGTGAACTGGGGCTGACCTCGGTGCCCTTTGCCGAAGCCTATGGCGGCTTTGGGGGTGGCAGCGTCGAGACCATGCTGGTGATGACCGAACTGGGCCGCGTGCTCAGCCTGGAACCCTACCTGCATTCGGTGATCTACGCTGGCGGCCTGGTGCAGCAGTTGGGCACCGAGCAGCAGAAGGATGCGCTGCTGGGCGAGGTCGCCACTGCCCAGTTGCAACTGGCGGTGGCCTTCGAAGAAGCGCAAAGTCATTACCACCTCAACGACGTGCACACCCGCGCCGCCGGCGAGCAGGGCGGGTATCGGCTGAGCGGTCGCAAGGCCGTGGTGATTGGCGGCCACAGTGCCGACAAGATCCTGGTCAGCGCCCGTACCAGCGGCCAGGAACGCGACGAGCATGGCATCAGCCTGTTCCTGGTAGACCCCCAGGCCCAGGGTGTAACGCGCCGCAGCTACTCGAACATCGATGGCCCGAAAGCCTGCGACCTGTTCCTGGACAATGTCTTCGTGCCTGCGGACCAGGTACTGGGCCACATCGGCGAAGCCCTGCCGGCACTGCGTTACCAGCAAGGCCGTGCCATTGCCGCGCAGTGCGCCGAAGCCCTGGGCAACATGCAGGAAGCCTGCGACCTGACCCTGGACTACCTGAAAACCCGCAAGCAGTTCGGCGTGGAAATCGGCAAGTTCCAGGCCTTGCAGCACCGCATGGTGGACATGCGCACCGAGCTTGAACAGGCCACCTCCATGGCCATCCTGGCCGCGTGCGTGGCCGATGAGCCGGACAGCGTGGAGCGCAGCCGCACGTTGGCCAACGCCAAATTCATCTGCAGCCGCGCCGGGCGCTTCATTGCCGAGGAGGCGATCCAGTTGCACGGCGGCATCGGCATGACCTGGGAATACGTGCTGGCGCACCACGCCAAGCGCCTGGTGATGATGAGCCACCAGTTTGGCGATGATGACTTTCACTTGAAGGTGTATGCCGACTTGCTGGAAGTCGCCTGA